CGATGGCAGGCGGGCTCTACTCCGCCATCTGGACGGACTTCTTTCAGATCCACGTCGCCATCATCGGCTTCGTAGCCTCTGCGGCCTGGGTGATCGCTACGCGCGGCTGGCACAACCTGCTCGCCGCCATGCCGCCGGAGAAGCTCAGCCTTGCCGGCTTGACTCAGGTCGATTCCGGCGCGCTGGTCAATTGGTCGGCGATGATTTCACTCGCGTTGGGCAACGCCATGGCGCTCGACTTCATGGAGCGCGTTTTCGCCGCCAGGAGTCCGGAGACGGCCCGGAATGGCTGCTACTACGCCGGCGCGTGGACGCTCGTCATCGGAGCTTGCGCCACCATTCTTGGACTCGCTGCTATTCCCGCCCTCACCTCGGTCGATGATCCGCGCATGGTCTTGCCGCTGTTCGGATCCCTGCACCTGCCGTACTGGATGGGAATGATGGTCTTCGTCGGCGTGCTCGGCGCGTCAATGTCCACCGCCAATGGCGCCATGCTCGTGATCTCCGTGGTGCTCGCCAGGAACGTGGTGCAGCGTTGGAGCGCGCGCGAATACAGCGACTCGTTCATGCTCAGCCTCTCGCGCCTGATGGCGATTCCAACCGCGTGCGTCGCGGCGGTCGTCGCTTGGATCCGGCCCGAACCCGGCATTCTCCTCGTCGTCGCCTTCGACATCGTCTTCGCCGGCTGCGTGGCGCCGCTGTTTCTGGGCGTGTTCTGGAAGAAGGCGAACAGCGCGGCGGCAATCGCCGCAATCGTCAGCGGAACCGCGGTCCGGCTGCTGGCCCACTTCATCACCCCCGCCGCCTGGGCCGGGCTGGATACGCTCGCGCCGCCGTTGGTCAGCGGCATCGTGTTCTTCCTCGCCTGCCAGGCCACCTGGAAACAGAATCCGGGCCGGCCGGAGGCAATTACCGAATCGGCCGGCGATCCGTTCCTGCCCGAAATCGCCCAATAGCGTAAGCAGCCTCACGCGCTAGGGCGCCGGAGTCAGCGCCGCCGGGTCCAGACGCCATAGGTTCTGCTCTCGAAGGTTGCTCAGCCATACCGATCCGTGCGCGAATAGGATCGCATCGCCGCCCGGCCCGGCGTACTGGTGAGTAACTTTGTTCGTCGCCGCGTCGATCACCGTAATCGGAATCTGAAACACCGTCACCCACACCTTTCCACCGCCGGCCGAGATCTCGCCGCCGCCCCCAGGAATACCGGCCGGGATCGTCGCCGTAACCTTGCGAGTCTTCGGGTCGATCTTGGATACCGTTCCGTCTCCCTGGTTCAGAGTCCACACGAAACCCTCGCCGACGGTGAGGAAGCGCGGCCCCGGTCCGACTTCGATCCGGTCCGTGACCACGTTCTTCTTCGCGTCGATGCGTGTGAGGAGATTGCCCCCGGATTGCGTCACCCAAACAGCGCCCTCGCCAAAGTCGACCGTGTGGGAACCGGCAGCCACCGCGACTTCGGCGGTCACGGCGTTCTTCTTCGGATCAATGCGGACTACCTTCGAGCCGTCCTCTCCCGTGGCCAGCCAAACCGCGTCTTTCGAACAGGCGATGCCGCCCTCCGTGTTCGCCGGCCCCACCGGGATCGTCGCGATCAGTGTGTTCGTCCGCGCATCCACGCGGGCGACGCTCTTGTCGCCGCAGGTTGGCGCCCAGACGCTGCCGAACCCATAGGCAATTCCGCTGCAAGGCTGCTTTCCCACCTCGACGGTGGCAGTCACGGTGTTCGTCTTCGCATCGAGCCTGGAGATCGTGCCCCTCGGCTTGTTGGAAACCCACACGCCATCGGGAGAGGCAGTGGTCCAGTCCGGCACGCCCGGGACGGGAAACACCGCCGTCGGCCTCACCACGTCCATGGGTTTCTGCACTTCCTTCACACCCGGCCTGGGCGGCCTGGGCGGACGGTTGCCCTTCTTTGCCCCCTCTTGCGCGCACAGAAAGGCGGCCAGCGATACCAATAGCCATCGAGCTTTCATCGGTTCGTTCCTTCGGATCGGTGTGTCAGCCAGTGACGGGGGCCGGAGAGCTGGACGAGGCGGGGTCTATGAGGAGGATAGCAATTTTCTATTTGACCGGTTAATCGATTTTTTTTATGCTCCCCCTAGGCGGCCGTGTCGGGCCGTTAGCGTCCCTCGTGTCGGACTGCGCGCTTCGTCGCGGAACCTGAAACTCGAGGTGACGCACCAACATGAACCCGTACCTGGCAGCTGGCCTGTTGTTCGCCATCGCTTTCCTGCCTCCCTCCGCTGCCTTGGCGAAGCGGCCGAAAAACAAGACCGAGCCCGCGCTCGGTTTGCGCGCGCCCGGCGTCGCCATACCCTACGCCAATCTGAAAACGGAAGCAGAGTTCGCCGTCGTGCCTCCGTTCGGTGGCCTGCTGGTCACCGACTCAATCATCATCGGCGACGCCGCGGGTCTTCATCTCTTCTACGCAAAAACGAACAAAGCCTTTGAGCCTTCGCGCGACGTGCTCGAAGTGACGAACACCTGCGGCGGTATCGTGAACGCGTTCTCCTTCGCCTGGAGCGCACGGTGCGACACGCGCTCTATCGCGAAAGTGGAGATCCAGCCGGTCCGTCCGCCGGGAAAAGGCGGGCCCAAGAAAAACGAGGAAAACGCCAAACAACCGGAGCCGTCGGCCGAGCCGAAGCCTCCCGCGCCTCCTGGCGTCATCGCCACCGGCGCCGCTCCTGGCGCCCAGCAGGCCATCGCTGCCTCGTCCGATAGTCTCTGGCTGTTGGCCGACGACATGACCAACCTGCTCCGTGTGGACCCGGTCGAGAACATCGTCGTGTCGGAGTTGCGGCTCCCCGCCGAATGCCAGTCCATCGTATTCGCGGAGAAGTCACTCTGGGTGGCCTGCCCGGCTGAGGATCGTATCCTCCGCATCAATCCGGAAAAGAACCTCGTGGAGAAGCGGATCGAAGCCGGGCCGGAGCCGGTGGGCATTGCCGCCGGCGATTCGTCGATCTGGGTGTTTCTTCGCAAGGAGGGAAAGGTGGTGCGGCTCGACGTGAAATCGGAAAAGATTACCGCAACGATCGATGTCGGCCTGTCCGGCAGCGCCGGAACCCTGGCGTATGGCGACGGTTCGCTTTGGCTATCCGCGCCCGGAGTTCCCCTGACGAGGATCGATCCGGCGTCGGACAAGGTTGCGCAGCAGTTCCACGGCGAAGGCGGCGGCCGCGTGTTCTACGGACTTGGTTCCGTGTGGGTGGGCGGCCTGCAATCGCCGGTTCTGAAGCGTTTTGACCCGAAGCTCGTGAAAGCCACGCTCAGCGATTGAAACCCTTCCCTTTTCCGGGAAGAGTGACTATGATGAGACTGTACCCCGTCGGTAATCACCCCCGGCCTCGCTGCCATCTCCGGGTGCATGTCCCCCACCCACTTCCGTCTAACTAGCCGGCACAGGGCGGGGCGCCCTCAACGCAGGCAAGGATTTGCCGCCCCAGCTCCGTTGTGCCGGCGAGTCCTTAGAAGGCTTCGAATTCCGCCAAGGGGATTGCAATGCGTCATTCGCTTCGCGCCGTGCTGTACACCGCCACTGCGGCCGCGGTTTGCGCTCAAGGAAACGATGCCGGCTCGCTGGAATTCTTCGAGAACAAGATTAGGCCGATCCTCGCCAACAACTGCTACGGCTGCCACACGAACTCTGCGCTCGGTGGCCTGCGTGTGGACGACGCGGAGTCGCTCGCCAAAGGGGGCAAGCGCGGCCCCGCCGTCGTCCCCGGCGACCCGGCCAAGAGCCTACTGATCGCCGCCGTCAAGCAACTGGATCCATCCCTGAAGATGCCGATGGGCGACAAGCTGAAAGACTCCGAAATCGCCGCTCTCACCGCATGGGTGCAAGCCGGTGCGGTGTGGCCCAAGGCTGCTGCGCCGGCGAAGCAGTCCGGTGGAAAGTTCCGGATTCTTCCGGAAATGCGGAACTTCTGGTCGCTTAAGCCGCTCGACAACCCGGCTCCTCCCATCGTCAAGGACCGTGCGTGGCCGAAGACCGCCATCGACCGCTTCGTTCTCTCGAAACTGGAGTCGGAGTCATTGAAGCCGGTGCGCCCCGCCTCGAGGCACGACCTCATCCGGCGCGCGACCCTCGACCTGACTGGCTTGCCGCCGACGTTCGAAGAAATTCAGGCCTTTGAAGCAGACAACTCGCCCGAGGCTTTCGCCAAGGTGGTGGACAGGCTGCTCAAATCGCCGCACTACGGCGAGCGCTGGGGCCGATACTGGCTCGATGTCGCTCGCTACGGCGAAGATGACTATCGCAGCCTCAATCCTAATCCGCGCGGCTACCGGCCCTACCCGAACGCCTTCGCATACCGGGACTGGGTGATCCGCGCGTTGAACGACGACATGCCCTACGACGAGTTCGTCAAAGCGCAGTTGGCGGCCGACCAGATGGAGGAGAAGGTCCGGTACAAGAACATTGCCGCCACAGGTTTCCTCGGACTCGGGCCCTGGTACTACGACAACGGCGCGTTCGAGATCACGCGAGCCGACGAACGGCACGACCGTGTCGACGTCATCACACGCGGGTTCCTCGGAATGACCGTCGCCTGCGCCCGCTGTCACGACCATAAGTACGACCCAGTTCCGCAGACCGACTACTATTCGCTCGCTGGAGTCTTCTACAACACGATCTACGAAGAGTATCCCTTGGCGCCCAAGAAAGTCGTTGACGAGTACACCAGGCTCGAAGACGACTATGACCGTGCGCAACTGGTCCTAAAGGAAGCAAGCGAAGCTCTCTCAACCAATCTGTCCCGGGCTCTTGCCTACAAGGTCTCCGACTACCTGCTCGCCGTGTGGGAGGTGACAGGCCCTCAGCGAAAAAAGGTCGAAGACATCGTGGAGGCCCGCCGACTCGACTACGAGCAACTCGACCGCTGGATCAAGTACATGGCCCGAAAGACCACCAGGTACAAGTACAAAGAACCCTGGCAGGCCATGATCGAGGGCGGAAAGAGCACGATGCCGGAGGCCAGGAAGCTGGCTGCGAAGATGCAGGAGCGGATCGTGGCCCTGATGCTGCAGCGCAACGAGCTCGACGCCGAAAACAAAGTGATCACTGCTAAGGATCTCGATGGAACGAAACCCAAAAGAAGAACCGACAAGCCCAGTAACTTTGTCTCGTTCAAGGACTTCAACCCCGGTTCATGGCTCCAGCTGAAGGGCCTTCCGGAGGAAGACAATAACTTCTGGACCGAAATCTTTCAGCGCGAAATCGGCGAGAACGACGATCCGAACGCGATGATGGCCATGGGCCGCCGCGTCTTCAAGCCCGGCGTGCTTCTCTATCGTGGATGGGGGCTCGAGTCTCGCGTTGGACACGAGGCCCAGGAGCGGCTCAAGACACTGCAGACCGCCGTCGCCGAAATTAAGAAGAAAATCGATGCCCGGTACCCCTTCGTCCACGGCGTTCGCGACGCCGAAACCCCCGTCGATATCCAAGTGAGCCATCGCGGTGACCCAGCCAATCCCGTCGGTCCGGAGATTCGTCGTCACTTCCTCTCCGTTCTGTGCGACGGCGAACCCAAGCCGTTCTCCAAAGGGAGCGGCCGGCTGGAACTCGCCGGGCAAATCGTAAGTCAGCCCTTGGCGATGCGCGTGTTTGTGAACCGCATCTGGAAGGGACACTTCGGCACCGGCATCGTCGATACCCCAAGCAACTTCGGCTCCACCGGTGAACGCCCGGCCAATCCAGAACTCCTCGAGTACCTGGCGGCGGCGTTCCGCAAGCAGGGGATGTCGATGAAGAAGCTGCATCGCGAGATCATGCTCAGTGCCGTCTATCAGCTGTCAACCGAAAACGACGAGGCTGCTGCCGCCAAAGACTCCGCCAACCGCCTGTATTGGCGCGCGAATCGAAAACGGATGGATGCCGAGCAGATTCGAGATTCGATCATGTACGTGGCTGGCAAGCTCGATCCCGCCGTTGGTGGGCCGTCCGAAGAACTCACTCCGTCGATGCTGCGGCGCACCGTTTACGGCAAAGTAAGCCGCTACAAACCCGACGAGTACCTGATGCTGTTCGACTTCCCAAGCCCGTTGATCAGCGCTGAGAAGCGCTTCGTCACCACGGTGCCGCAGCAGCGGCTTTTCCTGATGAACAGCGACTTCATGCAGATCCAGGCGGAGGAACTCGCAAAACGCGTTGCCGCCGAGGCCACCCAACGGGACCGGATCCGCAAGGCATATGAGTTGGTCTACGGCCGCAACGCCAACGAGCAGGAGATCGCCATGGCTGTCGAGTACCTGAAGGCGGAGCCGGTCACCGAATACGAAGAACGAAGAAAAAAGGTGGCCGACAAGGACACGGCGAAGCCGGATGCGGAGAACAGCGGCAAGGCCGCCACTCCCGATCTTTCGAAGCCCGATCCAGCCGCGGCCCCGGAAGTCCCCGTCACCGAGGCGACCGGCGCAAAGGCTGAAGGAACCGAGCCGGGCGCCGGAAACCCGGTGGGTGAGGGCGCAGCGGGTGAAGGTGCGATGGGGCAAGGAATGATGGCCGGCACGGGCGGACGCCGCGGAGGTCCGCCGACTCCCCCGCCCGTCAAGTACGACGTGACCGTATGGGGCCGCTACGCAAAAGTGCTCCTGAGTTCCACCGAATTTCTGTTCATCAACTAGGAGACCATCGTGACCGGATTTCGCCGACCCCTCACCCGCCGCGAGGCGCTCCGTCAGGCAGGCACGGGTTTTGGATTCACCGCCTTCGCCAGCATGATCGGACAGTCGATCGCCCGCGCCGGAGCCATCGAAGGAGCCGACAGCCAGTCTGGCGCGGTTACACTCGACCATCCGGCCAAGGTCAAGCGGGTCATCTTTCTATTCATGAACGGCGGTTGCTCCGCCATCGATAGCTTCGACCCCAAGCCGATGCTCGACAAGTATGACGGCCAGCCCATTCCCGGAGGCGAAATCAAGACCGAGCGCCGCACCGGCGCATTGATGCGTTCGCCGTTTCAGTTCAAGAAGTACGGGCAGTGCGGCATGGACCTAAGCGAATTGTGGCCGCACCTCGGCGAAGTGGCCGACGATATCTGCTGGATTCGCTCCGTCCATACCGACATCCCCAATCACGAGCCGGCGTCGCTGATGATCAATACAGGCGGCAACCAAGCCGGCCGCCCATCCATTGGCGCCTGGCTCACCTACGGGCTCGGCGTCGAGAATCGTAATCTACCTGGCTTCGTCGTGCTCTGTCCCACCGTGCCTACCACGGTCGGCTCGCCGCTTTGGAGCAACGGATTCCTTCCGGCCATCCACCAGGGAACCTACATTTCCTCACGCCTGCAGGCGCCGGAAGGCGCGCCAATGCCGACGGATACCGGCGATGCCGCCAGTGAGGGCGAAAAGGACAAGAAGAAGCCGGTGAAGATCGAGAAGGAGTTCGATCCGAAAAAGCTGATCAGCTTCGTGAACAATCCCCGCTTCGAACTCTCGGAGCAGAAGCGCGAAATCGATCTCCTCCAAAAGCTCGAAGCGCTGAACCGCGAGCGCACCGGCGCGGACGCGTCCGTCGAGGCGACTCTCAAGTCCATGGAAATCGCCTATCGCATGCAAACCGAGGCGCCCGAGGTGTTCGATATCCGCAAAGAGTCGCAGGCCACTCTCGATCTCTACGGCCAGGGCACCACGGCGCGTGGCTGCCTCCAGGCGGTGCGGCTGGTCGAGAAAGGCGTCCGCATGGTGCAGGTCTACTACGCCAGCGGCGACCCTTGGGACGCCCACGCCGACATCCTCGCCCACAAGGCGAATGCGCGAAATTCCGATCAGCCGTTCGCCGCCGTCATCAAGGATCTGAAGCAGCGCGGCCTATGGGACGACACGCTCGTCGTGTGCGGCTCCGAGTTCGGCCGAACTCCGGTCCGCGAGGTGGGCGGCGGCGGAGGCGGCATTCGCAAGGGACGCGACCACAATCCGTTCGGATACACGATGTGGCTGGCCGGGGGAGCGGTGAAAGGCGGCGCCATCTACGGCGCCACCGACGACTTTGGATTCAAGGCCGTCGAGAGGCCCGTCCACGTCCACGACATTCACGCCACCATTCTTCACCTCCTGGGGATCAATCACCTCAAGCTCACCTATCGCTATAGCGGAAGGGATTTCCGCCTCACCGACGTCGCCGGCAACGTCCTCCACGACATCGTCGCCTAGCCTGTCCGCTGCCCCGGCTCCGCTGTACCGCCGAAAGCTCGCGAGTGCACGGGGCCGCCGCGCGGCGCTCGCCTTGACACGGTTCCGATGCATATGAAAGCCTTGTTGCATCGGCACTTCATGACGATTCGCACCGCGCTTGTCTCCCTCCTCGCAGTTTGCGCCGCCTCGGCCCAGGATGTCCCCAGCTTCAAACCACAGCAGCGCCGTTGGTGGGCCATCCAGCCAGTACGCAAGCCTGCGCCGCCCGAACTCGACGCGGCTGGTCTCCGCTGGGCTCGCAACGAAATTGACCGTTTCATCTACGACAAGCTGCGCGGCAACGGAATCAGCCCCAGCGCGCCGGCGGACCGCGCCGCGTTCCTACGCCGAGCGACCCTCGACCTCACCGGGATCCCGCCAACTCCCGCCGAAGCCCAGGCATTTCTCGCCGACAAACGACCCAACGCCGAAGAGCGTCTCGTCGACCGCCTGCTCGAAAGTCCGAGATACGGCGAACGCTGGGGACGCCACTGGCTCGACGTCGTCCGCTACGCTGACAGCGACGGTTTCAAACAGGACGACACCCGCCCGAACATGTGGCGGTATCGCGATTGGGTCATCCAGAGCTTCAATGACGACAAGCCCTACGACCGCTTCGTGAAAGAGCAAATCGCCGCCGACGAGCTATACCCCGGTGACCGCAAAGCGCTTCCAGGGCTCGGCTTCCTTCGTCTGTTCGAGGACGAGTTCAACCAGGCCAACATCCCACTGCGCCGCCAGGAACTCCTCAACGATCTCACCGACAACACTTCCTTCGCGTTCCTCGGTGTGACGATGGCGTGCGCCCGCTGCCACGACCACAAGTTCGACCCGCTCCTGCATCGCGACTATTACCGCCTGCAGGCCTTCTTCTCCAACATCCGCATCGACGACGAAGCCTCCACGGCATCGCCCGAGGAGATCGCCCGTTACGACAAGGCGATGGCTGCCTGGCGCGCCGCCGCCAAGCCCGTGCTCGATCAAATCGACGAGTTGCTGGCAGTGCCGCGCGCCGCCTACCGTAAGGAATACACGGATCGCTTTCCGCCGGAAGTGCAAACCGTCATCCGCATGCCTGCCGCCAGGCGCTCCCCGCTTGACTGGCAGATCTACCACAAAGCGATCACGCAGGTGGAAGTCCCCGACGAAACGGTGGCGAAGAAACTGAAAACCGCCGGCCGCGACCAATACAAGAAGCTCCTCGCCGAACTCGATCAATACAAGCACCTGCTGCCCAAGCCCCTCCCGCGCCTTCAAATCATGCGCGATCAGGCCGTCGACGCCCCGCCCACACACGTCCTGCGCGCCGGCGCCGTTGGCGCGTTCATCGAAGAAGCGCCGCCCGGCTTTCCCAGCATCCTCGATCCGGCGCCGGCCCAAGTCACTGCGTTGCCGGACATGCAATCGAGCGGTCGCCGTTCGGCGCTCGCCAACTGGCTCGCCGATGCAAACAACCCCCTCACCACGCGCGTGATCGTAAACCGCGTTTGGCACTACCATTTCGGCCGCGGCATCGTGGGCACGCCGAACGACTTCGGAACCATGGGCGAGCGCCCCTCCAACCGCGACCTGCTCGATTGGCTCACCGCCACCTTCACCTCCGACGACGGCTGGAGCCTGAAGAAGCTCCACCGCCGGATCTTACTGAGCGCCGCCTACCGGCAATCGTCGGACTTCCGGGAAGACGCCGCCGCCACCGACGCCGACAACCGCCTGCTCTGGCGCTACCCGCGCCGCCGCCTCGAAGCTGAAGCCATCCGGGACTCCATGCTCGCCGTTTCGGGCCTGCTCGATCCGGCCATGGGTGGTCCGGGCGTGTTCCCCAGCGTCCCCTCAGGTACGGAGATTCAGGAGGGCCGCCACTGGCGCAAGTCCACCGGACCCGCCGACGAATATCGCGCGAGCGTCTACATCTTTGCTCGCCGCCTCGTGCGCTATCCGATGCTCGAAAGCTTCGACGCCCCTTTGGCGATCGATAGCTGCGGCCGCCGCCAGGAAACCGTGACTCCGGACCAGGCCCTCGAACTGCTGAACGGCGAAGCCGCCGGAAGATTCGCCGCCGCTCTGGCCAGGCGCGTGAGCAACGATGCCGGCCAAACCCGGGATGCCATCGTCGATCGCGCGTTCCGGATGACGCTGGGCCGGACGCCATCCGTGCCGGAGCGCGAACGCAGCGTGGCGCTGCTCGCCAAGGGCGGCGACGCGGCGGTCGAAGATATGTGCCTCTCCTTGCTCAGTTCGAGTGAGTTTCTCTACATTGACTGACATGAGCCGCCCACCTTCCCGCATCGATCTCACGCGCCGCACGCTCCTCCGCGGCGCCGGCAGCGGACTCGGCGCAATCGCGATGTCCGCGATGCTGGCTGAAGAATCGCAGGCCGCCGCCCTCCACGATCCCACATTCCCACGCGCGCCCCACCACGCGCCAAAGGCCAAGGCCGTGATCTTCCTCTTCATGGAAGGCGCGCCCAGTCACATTGACCTGTTCGATCCCAAACCGAAGCTCAACGAGCTGAACGGCCAGCCGATGCCCGAGAGCTTCGGCCGTCCCATCACCGCCATGGGCACCGCGAACAACACGCTCATGGGCAGCCCGCGGCACTGGAAGCAGCACGGACAAAGCGGCATCTGGATCAGCGAACTTTTGCCGCACATTGCCCGCCACGCCGACAAACTGGCGGTTCTCCGTTCTTGCCAATCCGACGGGCTGAATCACGCCGGCGGCGTCAGCCAGATGAACACCGGCAGCATCCTCTCCGGCCGGCCCAGTCTCGGCGCCTGGGTTACCTACGGCCTCGGCACGGGCAACAAGAACCTTCCCACTTTCGTCAGCATGATCGACGAACGTGAGCCCTTCGGCAACGCCAAGAACTGGGGATCCGGCTTTCTGCCGGCCGTGTACCAGGGAACGCTGTTCCGTTCCGGGGCCAACCCAATCCTGAATACGCAACTCCGCGATGGCTACACGCCGGAGCGGCAACGCGCGCAACTCGAGTATCTGCAGGCGCAGAATCGGGAGTACGCTGCCCGCCATTCCGACGACTCCGGACTGGAAGCGAGAATCCGAAGCTTTGAGCTCGCCTACGCGCTCCAGAAATCCGGGCCCGAGGCCGTCGACCTGTCCCGGGAATCGGATCAGACCAAAGAGATGTACGGGCTCAATCAGCCTGAGACCGTCGTCTTCGGCCGCAACTGCCTGCTTGGCCGCCGCCTCCTCGAACGAGGTGTTCGCTTCGTCGAACTCTATTGTGGATCGGGCAGCGGTTGGGATGCCCACACCAATCTCGAAGGCAATCATAAGAAGTGGTGCAAGGCGTCGGACCAGCCCGTGGCCGCGCTCCTCACGGATCTGGATCGACGCGGCATGCTCGAAGACACCCTCGTCGTCTGGGGCGGGGAATTCGGCCGGACACCATTCAACGAGAAAGGCGACGGCCGCGATCACAATCCCTGGGGCTTCTCGATGTTCTTCGCCGGCGGTGGCGTCAAAGGCGGGCAAACCATCGGCGCCACCGACGAGATCGGGCTCCGCGCGGTGGAGCGGCACGCCCACGTCACCGACATCCACGCCTCTATTCTCTGGCTCCTCGGCCTAGATCACCTCCGCCTCACCTACCTCCACAACGGGCGTGCCGAACGGCCCACGGGCGTCACCGGCGAGAACATCGTCAAGGAGCTCTGGACCTAGCCACAGTCGCACGATTCAGGCGTCTTGGGGGGAAACAAATCACCCCCTCGCCTTCACTACAATAGAAGAACACCGCATGTCAAAAACTCATTCCGATATCGGACTGGTCGGACTGGCCGTAATGGGTCAAAACCTCGCCCTGAACATTGCCGACCACGGATTCCGCATCAGCGTCTACAACCGAACCACCGAGACGATGGAGAAATTCGTCGTTGAGAATCCAGACACGCCCGGCGGCCTTCACGGCGCGGCAACCCTCGAGGATTTCGTTGCGTCGTTGGCCAAGCCCCGCAAGATCATCATCCTCGTCAAGGCTGGCGGCCCCACCGATGCGGTGATCAACAGCCTCCTCCCGCTGCTCGACCAGGGCGACATCATCATCGACGGTGGCAATGCCCTTTGGACCGACACGATCCGCCGCGAAAAGGATCTCGCCGCGAAGGGCTTCCGCTTCATCGGTTCCGGCGTCAGCGGCGGTGAGGAGGGAGCGCGCTTCGGCCCCTCGCTGATGCCCGGCGGCGATCCGGAAGCCTATAAGGAACTCGAACCCGTCTGGAACGCCATTGCCGCCAAAGTCGACGCCCAAACCGGCCGGCCGTTGACCGGCGCAGCGCCTGGAAAGCCGATCGAAGGCGGTGTCCCCTGCGCCGCCTACATCGGGCCCAATGGCGCTGGCCACTACGTCAAGATGGTCCACAACGGCATCGAGTACGGCGACATGCAGATGATCTGCGAGGCGTATCACATGATGCGCACTCTGCTCGGTATGTCGGCCGAAGACTGCGGCCACGTATTCGCCGAGTGGAACAATGGCGTGCTGGACTCATTCCTCATCGAGATCACCGCCGACATCCTCCAGCAAAAGGACCCGGCTACCGGCGGAGCCTTCGTCGACATCGTCCTCGATACCGCCGGGCAGAAGGGCACCGGAAAGTGGACCTCGGTGAACGCGCTCGACATGGGCGTTCCCGCGCCCACCGTCGCCGAGGCCGTCTTCGCCCGCTGCATCAGCGCGATCAAGGATGAACGCGTCGCCGCCTCGAAAGTGCTGCGCGGACCCCACAACGCCTTCACCGGCGACCGCCGCCATTTCATCCAGGCCATCCACGACGCCCTCTACTGTTCCAAGATCTGCTCCTACGCGCAGGGTTTCCAGTTGATGCGCACCGCCCAGGCCGAGTACAACTGGACCCTCGACTTCGGCCGCATCGCTCAAATCTGGCGCGGAGGCTGCATCATCCGCGCCCGCTTCCTCCAAAAGATCACCGAGGCCTACGGCCGCAACGCCGGGCTGGTGAATCTCCTCCTCGATCCGTTCTTCCAAAGCGAAGTCGAGCGCTGCCAAAGCAACTGGCGTTCGGTGGTGGCCGCCGCCGCGGTCCATGGCATCCCCGCGCCAACTTTCTACTCCGCGCTCGCCTACTACGACTCCTACCGGTCCGAACGGCTGCCCGCCAACCTCCTCCAGGGACAGCGTGACTTCTTCGGCGCCCACACCTACGAACGGGTCGATGCGCCGCGCGGTAAGTTCTTCCACATCGACTGGCCGGAGCCTGGCCGCCCGCAGATCGAAGCCTGACGCTCCGCTTGACTGTGGAGAATAATTATCGTTGAATAGTAGCTATGAAGCAGGAATTGCTCTCCCACCGTATGGAGCGATTCCGGGAGCGTTGCGCCGCGGCCGGGCTGACCGTCACGCATCAGCGTGCGGTCATCTACGAAACGTTGTGCGCGGCCTCCTCGCATCCCACTCCGGAAGCCGTGTACGAGGCGGTCCGGGAGAAGATTCCCGCCATCTCGCTCGCCACCGTCTACAAGTCGATCCGGACGTTTCTCGACGTCGGTGTGTTGCGGGAGGTGAACCTCCTGCACGATACGCAGCGGCTCGACGCGAATCTCGCCCCGCACCATCACTTGGTTTGCGAACGGTGCCGCGGCGTAGTGGATGTTTCGGAGGATACATTGGCGCCGCTCGAGGTTCGCGGGCGGTTGCCCGGCAAGTTTCGCGCCCGGCAGTTTCGGGTGGAGATCCTGGGTCTGTGCGCCCAGTGCTCGAGTTTGAATGATTCGTAGAAAGGGAA
This DNA window, taken from Bryobacteraceae bacterium, encodes the following:
- a CDS encoding DUF1549 and DUF1553 domain-containing protein, whose amino-acid sequence is MKALLHRHFMTIRTALVSLLAVCAASAQDVPSFKPQQRRWWAIQPVRKPAPPELDAAGLRWARNEIDRFIYDKLRGNGISPSAPADRAAFLRRATLDLTGIPPTPAEAQAFLADKRPNAEERLVDRLLESPRYGERWGRHWLDVVRYADSDGFKQDDTRPNMWRYRDWVIQSFNDDKPYDRFVKEQIAADELYPGDRKALPGLGFLRLFEDEFNQANIPLRRQELLNDLTDNTSFAFLGVTMACARCHDHKFDPLLHRDYYRLQAFFSNIRIDDEASTASPEEIARYDKAMAAWRAAAKPVLDQIDELLAVPRAAYRKEYTDRFPPEVQTVIRMPAARRSPLDWQIYHKAITQVEVPDETVAKKLKTAGRDQYKKLLAELDQYKHLLPKPLPRLQIMRDQAVDAPPTHVLRAGAVGAFIEEAPPGFPSILDPAPAQVTALPDMQSSGRRSALANWLADANNPLTTRVIVNRVWHYHFGRGIVGTPNDFGTMGERPSNRDLLDWLTATFTSDDGWSLKKLHRRILLSAAYRQSSDFREDAAATDADNRLLWRYPRRRLEAEAIRDSMLAVSGLLDPAMGGPGVFPSVPSGTEIQEGRHWRKSTGPADEYRASVYIFARRLVRYPMLESFDAPLAIDSCGRRQETVTPDQALELLNGEAAGRFAAALARRVSNDAGQTRDAIVDRAFRMTLGRTPSVPERERSVALLAKGGDAAVEDMCLSLLSSSEFLYID
- a CDS encoding DUF1501 domain-containing protein, whose product is MSRPPSRIDLTRRTLLRGAGSGLGAIAMSAMLAEESQAAALHDPTFPRAPHHAPKAKAVIFLFMEGAPSHIDLFDPKPKLNELNGQPMPESFGRPITAMGTANNTLMGSPRHWKQHGQSGIWISELLPHIARHADKLAVLRSCQSDGLNHAGGVSQMNTGSILSGRPSLGAWVTYGLGTGNKNLPTFVSMIDEREPFGNAKNWGSGFLPAVYQGTLFRSGANPILNTQLRDGYTPERQRAQLEYLQAQNREYAARHSDDSGLEARIRSFELAYALQKSGPEAVDLSRESDQTKEMYGLNQPETVVFGRNCLLGRRLLERGVRFVELYCGSGSGWDAHTNLEGNHKKWCKASDQPVAALLTDLDRRGMLEDTLVVWGGEFGRTPFNEKGDGRDHNPWGFSMFFAGGGVKGGQTIGATDEIGLRAVERHAHVTDIHASILWLLGLDHLRLTYLHNGRAERPTGVTGENIVKELWT
- the gndA gene encoding NADP-dependent phosphogluconate dehydrogenase gives rise to the protein MSKTHSDIGLVGLAVMGQNLALNIADHGFRISVYNRTTETMEKFVVENPDTPGGLHGAATLEDFVASLAKPRKIIILVKAGGPTDAVINSLLPLLDQGDIIIDGGNALWTDTIRREKDLAAKGFRFIGSGVSGGEEGARFGPSLMPGGDPEAYKELEPVWNAIAAKVDAQTGRPLTGAAPGKPIEGGVPCAAYIGPNGAGHYVKMVHNGIEYGDMQMICEAYHMMRTLLGMSAEDCGHVFAEWNNGVLDSFLIEITADILQQKDPATGGAFVDIVLDTAGQKGTGKWTSVNALDMGVPAPTVAEAVFARCISAIKDERVAASKVLRGPHNAFTGDRRHFIQAIHDALYCSKICSYAQGFQLMRTAQAEYNWTLDFGRIAQIWRGGCIIRARFLQKITEAYGRNAGLVNLLLDPFFQSEVERCQSNWRSVVAAAAVHGIPAPTFYSALAYYDSYRSERLPANLLQGQRDFFGAHTYERVDAPRGKFFHIDWPEPGRPQIEA
- a CDS encoding transcriptional repressor; the encoded protein is MKQELLSHRMERFRERCAAAGLTVTHQRAVIYETLCAASSHPTPEAVYEAVREKIPAISLATVYKSIRTFLDVGVLREVNLLHDTQRLDANLAPHHHLVCERCRGVVDVSEDTLAPLEVRGRLPGKFRARQFRVEILGLCAQCSSLNDS